ACTATAATAAAAAGAAAAAAGCAAAAAAACATTTTCATTTTTGTGGAAAAAAATGTGAAATTATTTTAACAATTTACTGTTAGGGGTTATATCAATAATTCCTTCCTTTTCATTTATACCATTTAACACAAGAAGGGACAAATAATTATCAACCAATTTCTTTTCAGGTTCCTTTGTTTCGATGACAACAGCAGTACCCACAACTTCCGCATTGAATTCTCTCATCATGTCGGCCATGCCCTTGCATGTCCCTCCTCCTTTCATGAAGTCGTCCACTATCAGCACTCTTGAATTTTCCTTCAATGATCGTTTTGATAAAGACATTGTCTGGATATTATTTGAAGAGCCGGATACATAATTAATACTTACCGTTGCTCCTTCGGTTACTTTGTTATTTCTTCTTATGACTGCAACAGGCACATTAAGCTTTTGTCCCGTCAATATAGCAGCCGGTATACCCTTTGTTTCAACAGTTATTATGCAGTCTATCTTTTTATTGGAAAATTCCGAGGATATAACTTTTGCAATGTTTGTAACAACTCCGGGGTTATTGAAAATATCCGTCATATATATGAAACCCCCAGAAAGTATTCTATTTTTATGCGAAAACATCTCGCACAAGTTATCAAGTATGTCTGTTTTTTCTTTCATTCCCATTACAGGTATAAAGACAGCACCGCCTGCTGCTCCCGAGATAGTCTCTATTTTACCGTAATCAAGTTCTGAAACTAATTCTTTTACTATTGCAACATCTTCACTTATTGTCGATTTAGCAGCATTGAAAATTTCTGAAAAATAGTTGTAAGAAAAAATGAAATTTGGTTTTTCGGCGAATATTTTCATCAATGCACCGATTCTTTGGTTTCTTTTATATTTTTTCATAGTAACCCCGTCCGAATGTTTTAATTGATTATATAATAATCGTTCGCAATTTTCAAGATGCTAAATAAAATATTTTATCATTCCTAAAATTAATTCAACTCTCCACCTGCATATAGTATCGATGCTTCTGTAAGCACCTCCATAGGGTTAATAAAATTTCCATCAAACTTGTACATATATTGTGCTGATGATAATTCTGTACATCCCAAAAGAAATGCATCTGCTTTTTTTTCCTTTAATTCCTCAAGGCATTCAAATAGAAGCGCAGTCCCTTCTTCATAATTTCCTTTTTTGATAACATCATATATGAACTTCATTATTTTTTCCTGAGTTTTTTCAGGAATCACCGTTTTAATTCCAACCTTTGCATAATAATTTTCATAAATTTTTGACTTTATGGTGCCATCTGTGGCAAGGATACCGATAACAGCTTCTTTTCCGTATTTATTCAAAGTATACTTAGTAGTTTCTTCAAGCATGTTCACAAATGGTATATTTACGCTTTGTTTGATTACATCCACATAATAATGTGCTGTATTGCAAGGCATTATTAAAAAATCTGCACCGGCCTGTTCCAGCTTCCTGGCAGATTTTATAAGTTCTTCTGTAGGGCTTTTGCCATCTGAAATTATTGCTTTTGTTCTGTCAGGTATATCGGTGTTTCCGTCAATAATTACATGTATATGCTCCTGATCAGTAGCTGCTTTTGTTCTCAATACTATGCGATGGTACAGGTCCACTGTAGCAAGAGGTCCCATTCCACCTATTATTCCTATAGTTTTCATTTTACACCTCAATAATAATAAAAATAATCTACTAAATTATATCACACAGGAAATGCAGTAACAACAAAAAAATGAGCATATGAACTTGCATATGCTCGCAACTTACCTTAGCACAATTCTAAATAATTAACTCCATCCTCAGGTATTATTATATCAATGTCTGAATCATCACAATACTTGCCTGACACGAACAATGTGTAGTGCATTCTTGGAGCAAAATCTACATTAAGTGTTTTTACATCCTTTTTATTTGATTTTTCTCTCAATGTAATTGTATACCTCCCTGAAGGTATTCCTACATTATTTGAAGCATCGCCAAAGTTTACTCCGGAAAACAGTATAGTTTTATCCGATGCTGCCAGCTCAAAGTCCGGTGCATTAGATGCAAGGTTTATTAATCGGACTGCCGCCATTTTCCCCGGAATTGATTTTTGCTTTGCTTCAGGAATCATTAATACACTTATATCAGCGGGGTCTCTATCGTCTTCAGCTATGGCTCCTGTATAAACAAGGTTTCGTTCTATGTCTATAGCCGATTCAAAGATTAATTTTTTTGGTTCACCGGATTCAAAAATTTTCACATTATAAACCCCAGGTGTAAATTGCACATATCTTGTAAAATTACCTCTTTTTAGACCTTCTGCCATAATTATTTCATTAACTTGGACATCAAGAGCCTTATCATATGTGTTAAGTATTCTTAAATAAGATTTTTTGCAGTAACAATTGATCGCTTGATTATATATTTGATTCTTGTAATCCATGTTGTTTTTCCATTGAGGATATGTAGAATACGGATTGTTATATACATTGTTAAAATTATTCATTAATTCACCCCTTTTCTTATGTAATATTATATGAAAAGGAATGTTAAACGTTCAATAAAATGGTTAAACGAAGCTTTCGGGAAAATCAACATATTTTACAATTAACGACACAAATTTCTCCAAATACCGCCTATCGTTTTCATTAAACCTGTTTATAACAGGACTGTCAATATCCAGCACTCCAACCAGCCTGCTTCCTTTAACAATAGGAATCACTATCTCAGAATTTGAATTCGAATCGCAAGCTATGTGCCCCGGAAATTCATGTACATTTTTAACAAGCTGTGTCTCTTTCTTATCTGCCGCTGTGCCGCATACTCCTTTTCCAAGTTTTATATGCGTGCATGCCGGCTTTCCCTGAAAAGGTCCGAGAACAAGCTCATCGTTTTTATACAGGTAAAATCCTGCCCAATTAATATTATCAAGCAGCAGCCAAAGAACTGCACCGGCATTAGACAAGTTTGCAAGCCAGTCAGGTTCATCACATATTAAAGCTGTAAGCTTCAAATTAATGTAGCTATATAACTTATCTTCTGATTCAAAATTAATTTTTTCTATATTATTCATAATGCTTTTTCAATAGCTGCGCTATTGATTTCTCCTTCGTATATTTTACTTATCTGAAAGAACTCCTCTGACAATAAGTCTGTCCGTATATGTTATCATAGGTGTGCAAGTAATCATAGTTACTGTGGCATCCTCCGTGTTATCTAGAACCCATACCTCTTCCGGGCTGACTACAAAAGATTCCGTTACAATATAGGTGTATGTCTCTGCGTCTTTCTTCAGTATAACTTGATCTCCAGGCTCCAGCTCGTCAATTCTTCTGAAAAAATGACCATATACGTAATTCCTGTGCCCCAAAAGAACGCAGTTCCTCTTTTCACCTGGATTTGCTGTTTCCGGATAATGTCCAACCGTATATTTCAGAGCGCTGTCATCTGTACCTTCAAGTATTGCCGATTTTACATTCAATTTTGGAATTTCTATTATTCCGCTTATTTCTTTTCCCTCAAGATATTTTTCAACGGGGCTTTTTTCTTCATGAACTTCCTCAACATGCTCTTCCCTTGACTCCTGTTTTATTTCCTCACCAGGTATCTCCACTTCAGACTGAACAACCTCCGACTCTTCATTTACATCAGAATTTAGCATGCTAATATGCCTGTCATACTCCTCGACAAGTTTCTTTTGATAATAAGATGTACTTATTTTTTGATATAATGCGATTGATATAATTGCTATTCCTGTAATAATTAATATATAAGACAAATATTTTTTTAGCATACCATCATCCTCTAAAAATAGAGAGGAGCAAAACCGCCCCTCTCCTAAATTAATCTAATTAGTAACTCTTCTTCTGAAGTATAGTACCGCTCCGGCTAGTATCATCATTAACCCTATGACCATTAAAAGCCAAGTGTTTAAAAACGAGCCTGTATTAGGCAGTGTATCCACAGTATCCTGAGGCACGTCTGGGTCATCTATTGTTTCCCATCCCATCGGTACATTAGGATCCTCTATTAGAACAGAAGAAGGTACATTCCTAAATCTGTAGCTGTATGTCTTATCTCCAGTAACATCAATGTTCATAGGTTCATCTACAATTTCATATCCTTCTGGAGCCTTTGTTTCTTTTACGGTATATTTCCCATTCTTAAGGTTCTCAAACATAACTCTTCCGCTTTCGTCTGATACGGCAGTTTCTATAATTCGATTATTCTCATCATATAGTGTAAACTCCGCTCCCGGTAGAGCCATGGAATTTTCGTCTACCTTAATAATTGAAATATTTCCAACAGTTTCAGCCGGAACTGGTACATCAGGTGTTCCTTCAAGTTTGTTTATAAAGCTTAACTCAATAGTCTTGTCGCTATTAACAGTAACTGAAATTGTCTTGTTACTCAGTTCATATCCTTCTGGAGCCTGAACTTCCTTTACCGTATACCTTCCAGCAGGTACATCTTCAAATACGGCGCGTCCATCAGAAGTTTCAACATTCTGCAAAGTAGAGCCGTTTTCGTCAATCAGACTGAACCATGCACCTGAAAGAAGTTTTCCTTCTTCATCAGTCTTGATTATTTCAATGCTGCCTGGCTTCTCAGGTTCTTCTTTCTTGTTAGTGAATGTGTATGTCCTGGTAACAGAGCCGTTGATTGAAACTTCAGTTTCATTCTCTTCCAAAACATATCCCTCAGGAGCCTTAGTTTCCTTCAGAACATATTCTCCAGGTTCCAACTCCTCAAAGGATATTGTTCCGTTAGATCCTGTAACTCCTTTGTCAACAACTTTTCCGTCTTCATCATACAGTGTAAACTCTGCTCCGGAAAGAACCTTTTTATCCTCATCGGTTTTCTTAACTACAACCTTTCCATAAAGCGGAGTTACTTCGCCACCGCCTGATGATTTTTTGGTATTTGTTACTGTTAGACCATCTTCGGATTTTCTGTATCCACTTGGAACAAAATCATTGCCATCTTCATCTACTTCTTTTACTGAATAGATATATACATTGCCATTTTCATCTGTTTTGTCTACATCTTCCCAAGTCGCTTCTTCTGTTCCGCTTGGCAATTCTTTAATTTCAACATCTGCTTTTTCTAATTCTCCACCTTCAATCTGTCGATATAATTCAAGCCAAATTGTAGGCCTTGAAGAAGGTCCGCCGCTCCATACTTTTGTAGCAGTTACATCTTTCTTTGTATAAGTGTTGGTTACTGTTAGGCCGTCTTCGAATTTTTCGTAGTTTTCCGGTGCAAAATCATTACCTTCTGCATCTACTTCCTGTACCGAAAAGATATATTCTTTGCCAGCAACATCAGTCTTGGTAAGTCCAGTCCAAACAACTTCTGTTGTTCCGGCTGCCAGTTCTTTAATTTCAGCTTCTTGCACTGCTTCCGGCTCCCCGCCTTCTACGTGTCTATAAAGTTCAAACCACACTGCTGGTCTTTCTACTGTTCTGCCTTCCGGTTCTCCGGTCCATACTTTCACTGCCCTTGCACTTGCATCTGTTGGGCTGACATAATGGTTTGTTACTGTTAATCCATTCTCTGCTTTTACATAGTTTTCAGGAGTAAAATCATTGCCTTCTGAATCTACTTCTTTAACAGAATATATGTAGTCCACACCATCAATATTAGTTTTATCTAAGGCTTCCCAGATTACTTCTGTTGTTCCATTTTCTAGTTTTTTAATTTCTGTTCCCGGTACTTCTTCTAACTCTCCGCCCGGTAATTGTCTGTGCAGTTTAAACCATACTGCTGGTCTAGGGCTTGGTCCGCCATCCCATTCTTTAATGCCGGTAACGTCAATTTTTTCTTTGGTGTTTTCAAAAGTAACCGGTACAATATTTTCTTCATTGTCATCATATGCAGTATCCACTACGATTTCTATTTCATCATCTTCTCCATCGAGTAGAACATATCCATTTGGCGCTGCCGCCTCTCTTAGGTAATAGGTTCTAAGTGGTAAGTTTCCTATACCCAAAACGCCATTTACTGTTACAAAAGGTTCCTCTTGGGTAAATTCTACCCTATTGTTATTTAATTCGTACCATAGCGTAAATCTTGCTTCATTATTTGTGATGACTTCACCTGTCTCTGCATCTACTTTAGTTACTCTTAACGCTCCTCTGTTAGATGCCCATTCTCCGCCTACGCTGGAAAATTGCCTTGCTGTTAATTTATCTGATTCTTTGGTGACATTCTCTACAGTATTCCCTTCCAATAAGATTGAATTGCTTATTTCGCCGC
Above is a window of Sedimentibacter sp. MB35-C1 DNA encoding:
- a CDS encoding GAF domain-containing protein, with the translated sequence MNNIEKINFESEDKLYSYINLKLTALICDEPDWLANLSNAGAVLWLLLDNINWAGFYLYKNDELVLGPFQGKPACTHIKLGKGVCGTAADKKETQLVKNVHEFPGHIACDSNSNSEIVIPIVKGSRLVGVLDIDSPVINRFNENDRRYLEKFVSLIVKYVDFPESFV
- a CDS encoding aspartate/glutamate racemase family protein, with amino-acid sequence MKTIGIIGGMGPLATVDLYHRIVLRTKAATDQEHIHVIIDGNTDIPDRTKAIISDGKSPTEELIKSARKLEQAGADFLIMPCNTAHYYVDVIKQSVNIPFVNMLEETTKYTLNKYGKEAVIGILATDGTIKSKIYENYYAKVGIKTVIPEKTQEKIMKFIYDVIKKGNYEEGTALLFECLEELKEKKADAFLLGCTELSSAQYMYKFDGNFINPMEVLTEASILYAGGELN
- the purR gene encoding pur operon repressor — translated: MKKYKRNQRIGALMKIFAEKPNFIFSYNYFSEIFNAAKSTISEDVAIVKELVSELDYGKIETISGAAGGAVFIPVMGMKEKTDILDNLCEMFSHKNRILSGGFIYMTDIFNNPGVVTNIAKVISSEFSNKKIDCIITVETKGIPAAILTGQKLNVPVAVIRRNNKVTEGATVSINYVSGSSNNIQTMSLSKRSLKENSRVLIVDDFMKGGGTCKGMADMMREFNAEVVGTAVVIETKEPEKKLVDNYLSLLVLNGINEKEGIIDITPNSKLLK
- a CDS encoding DUF4397 domain-containing protein is translated as MNNFNNVYNNPYSTYPQWKNNMDYKNQIYNQAINCYCKKSYLRILNTYDKALDVQVNEIIMAEGLKRGNFTRYVQFTPGVYNVKIFESGEPKKLIFESAIDIERNLVYTGAIAEDDRDPADISVLMIPEAKQKSIPGKMAAVRLINLASNAPDFELAASDKTILFSGVNFGDASNNVGIPSGRYTITLREKSNKKDVKTLNVDFAPRMHYTLFVSGKYCDDSDIDIIIPEDGVNYLELC
- a CDS encoding class D sortase — encoded protein: MLKKYLSYILIITGIAIISIALYQKISTSYYQKKLVEEYDRHISMLNSDVNEESEVVQSEVEIPGEEIKQESREEHVEEVHEEKSPVEKYLEGKEISGIIEIPKLNVKSAILEGTDDSALKYTVGHYPETANPGEKRNCVLLGHRNYVYGHFFRRIDELEPGDQVILKKDAETYTYIVTESFVVSPEEVWVLDNTEDATVTMITCTPMITYTDRLIVRGVLSDK